A single window of Natronocella acetinitrilica DNA harbors:
- a CDS encoding tyrosine-type recombinase/integrase, with translation MKVKITKTAVEKLEPPETGERLVWDTALPGFGVRVVPSGTVSYIVQRRVNGKQRRMTLGRHTVLTAEQARKRAIVKLGEMADGVDHVKERKKGQALSVTLEEVMEGYLTDRTDLKERSKADIRRHVNKTFQAWANKPVTEITRDKVARRFQELSASSPAQANQAFRNLRALLNYARARYRTPDDETILPENPVSVLSESKLWKKIRARNSYVPVERVGEWWNTLQALRHDPAQTKAGRTGADIIAFLLLTGLRWSEAAELEWQHVEKKAGTLRLIDPKNRSPVTLPLSDGVLALLALRPKGRFVFPGRNSDKPVNDARPTLRKIETATGIGVTPHDLRRTFRAVAGRCGIELWKTKLLMNHTLSGDVTIDAYTDTENLQYLRPEANAIAGWIEGQGSVMRVENVTTLPKIRA, from the coding sequence TTGAAGGTAAAGATCACAAAGACCGCAGTAGAGAAGCTGGAGCCGCCAGAGACTGGCGAGCGATTGGTGTGGGATACCGCATTGCCGGGGTTTGGGGTCCGAGTCGTTCCCAGCGGCACCGTGTCCTATATCGTTCAGCGTCGCGTTAACGGCAAACAGCGCCGTATGACTCTTGGCCGCCATACCGTGCTGACTGCGGAGCAAGCCCGCAAGCGGGCAATCGTGAAGCTCGGCGAGATGGCAGACGGTGTCGACCATGTAAAGGAACGTAAGAAGGGGCAGGCGCTCAGTGTCACGCTCGAGGAAGTCATGGAAGGGTACCTAACGGATCGGACCGACCTTAAAGAGCGCAGCAAGGCGGACATTCGCCGACATGTGAACAAGACATTCCAAGCTTGGGCGAACAAGCCCGTCACGGAGATTACTCGCGACAAGGTAGCTCGCCGATTCCAGGAACTCAGCGCATCATCTCCGGCGCAGGCAAATCAGGCTTTCCGCAACCTACGGGCATTGCTCAACTACGCCCGCGCCCGCTACCGAACGCCGGACGACGAGACGATTCTCCCGGAGAACCCAGTTTCCGTGCTCTCCGAATCTAAGCTTTGGAAGAAGATTCGCGCCCGGAACAGTTACGTCCCGGTGGAGAGGGTAGGGGAGTGGTGGAACACATTACAGGCGCTTCGCCATGATCCGGCTCAGACCAAGGCGGGCCGCACCGGTGCTGATATCATTGCGTTCTTGCTGCTCACCGGGCTGCGGTGGTCCGAAGCGGCAGAATTGGAATGGCAGCACGTAGAAAAAAAGGCGGGTACCCTGCGCCTAATAGACCCGAAGAACAGAAGCCCGGTAACGCTGCCTCTATCCGATGGCGTTCTTGCCCTGCTGGCCCTTAGGCCAAAAGGCCGTTTCGTGTTCCCTGGGCGCAACAGCGATAAGCCGGTGAATGATGCTCGCCCGACACTCCGTAAGATCGAGACTGCAACGGGCATCGGCGTAACCCCGCATGATCTCCGCCGCACCTTCCGGGCCGTGGCCGGTAGGTGTGGCATCGAACTCTGGAAAACCAAGCTTCTGATGAATCACACGCTGTCAGGCGACGTGACGATCGATGCTTACACCGACACAGAAAACCTTCAGTATCTAAGGCCCGAGGCGAACGCCATCGCCGGCTGGATCGAAGGGCAGGGTTCAGTTATGAGGGTCGAGAACGTCACGACATTGCCGAAGATACGTGCATAA
- a CDS encoding TetR/AcrR family transcriptional regulator, with amino-acid sequence MPRAKVKPADLKEACVQAAREVIAEHGVESLSMRDVSRKLGISHQAPYRHFASRDHLLADIMRRCFADFALHLDQRTPGVEPHSDLEGMGEAYLAYAESKPLEYRLMFGTPWPEPAQHPDLVKHAVHAFNILRDRLRGMHGDAPGQRIQADLDALFIWSTLHGMASIKQANVMQHLELEPDVLDRFKADLMAKIDAALAGGVPNDSPPWKAER; translated from the coding sequence ATGCCAAGAGCCAAAGTGAAGCCAGCCGATTTGAAAGAGGCGTGTGTCCAGGCCGCTCGCGAAGTCATTGCCGAGCATGGCGTTGAAAGCCTGAGCATGCGTGACGTGTCCCGTAAGCTCGGAATTTCCCATCAGGCACCCTATCGCCACTTCGCGAGCCGCGATCATCTGTTGGCGGACATCATGCGTCGGTGTTTCGCCGATTTCGCACTGCACCTGGATCAGCGCACCCCCGGCGTGGAACCGCATTCCGACCTGGAGGGAATGGGAGAGGCGTACCTGGCCTATGCGGAGTCCAAACCTTTGGAGTACCGGCTGATGTTCGGCACGCCCTGGCCAGAACCGGCGCAGCACCCTGATCTCGTCAAACACGCCGTTCACGCCTTCAACATTCTGCGCGACCGCTTGCGCGGGATGCATGGTGATGCCCCAGGGCAAAGGATTCAGGCAGATCTGGATGCCTTGTTCATCTGGTCCACGTTGCATGGCATGGCAAGCATCAAGCAGGCCAATGTGATGCAACACCTCGAGCTCGAACCCGATGTCCTGGATCGCTTCAAGGCCGACCTGATGGCCAAGATCGATGCCGCGCTTGCCGGGGGAGTACCGAACGACAGTCCACCCTGGAAGGCAGAACGATGA
- the murI gene encoding glutamate racemase, whose product MPHQPDATAPIGLFDSGLGGLSVLREVRALLPAESLLYVADSAYAPYGSRSAAEVLARSRWLTAQLVESGAKAVVIACNTATAVAADALRAEFPIPVIAMEPAIKPAAAATRNGVIGVLATEGTLASVRFAALLDRYADGLEVITQPCPGLVEAIERNQFDDQRIGALLDRYLAPLQAAGADTIILGCTHYPFLRQQIAARLAPEIVLIDTGAAVARQLNRRLQDLGTLRPPQDETPHAARELRLATTGDITLLQAFAEREGLCADSIECLAYA is encoded by the coding sequence GTGCCGCATCAACCAGACGCAACAGCGCCAATCGGTCTCTTCGACTCCGGTCTCGGCGGCTTGTCGGTATTGCGAGAAGTCCGTGCGCTGCTGCCTGCCGAATCTCTCCTCTACGTTGCGGATTCCGCCTACGCGCCCTATGGCAGTCGGTCCGCCGCCGAGGTGCTTGCCCGCTCCCGATGGCTCACCGCTCAGTTGGTGGAGAGTGGTGCCAAGGCGGTGGTGATTGCCTGCAACACGGCAACGGCGGTGGCGGCGGATGCCCTGCGTGCCGAGTTTCCCATACCGGTGATCGCCATGGAGCCCGCCATCAAGCCGGCGGCTGCGGCCACCCGCAATGGCGTCATCGGCGTACTCGCCACCGAGGGCACCCTGGCCAGCGTGCGATTTGCTGCCCTGCTGGATCGTTATGCCGACGGCCTCGAGGTAATCACCCAACCCTGCCCGGGTCTGGTAGAGGCCATCGAGCGAAACCAGTTCGATGATCAGCGCATCGGTGCACTGCTGGATCGCTATCTGGCACCCTTGCAGGCCGCGGGTGCCGACACGATCATTCTCGGCTGCACCCATTACCCCTTTCTCCGGCAGCAGATCGCCGCCCGCCTGGCCCCAGAGATTGTCCTGATCGACACCGGCGCGGCGGTGGCACGGCAGTTGAACCGCCGACTGCAAGACCTCGGAACCCTCCGTCCACCGCAAGATGAGACCCCTCACGCCGCAAGGGAACTGCGCCTTGCAACCACCGGAGACATCACCCTGTTGCAAGCTTTCGCCGAACGCGAAGGGTTATGCGCGGACAGCATCGAGTGCCTGGCTTACGCATGA
- a CDS encoding NAD-dependent protein deacetylase produces the protein MAVNDAGLPVEETLRELATLLARGEVMVLTGAGCSTSCGIPDYRDDDGGWKRSRPIQYQEFLRSAQARRRYWARSLVGWRNVAVARPGTAHAALAEFERAGLLRWLITQNVDGLHQQAGSRRVTDLHGRLDTVRCLDCGQRVTRAAFQHQLFDANPDWQHLDAPSRPDGDADIDQIDFGGFHVPPCVACGGVLKPDVVFFGENVPRQTVQACFTRLERSRLLLVVGSSLMVWSGYRFVRRAAELGTPVAIINRGKTRGDAEASYRLAGDCGELLRQLQAFGAAA, from the coding sequence ATGGCGGTCAATGACGCCGGCTTGCCGGTGGAGGAGACATTGCGGGAACTGGCAACGCTGCTTGCCCGTGGTGAAGTGATGGTGCTGACCGGCGCGGGATGCAGCACATCCTGCGGCATACCCGACTACCGGGACGACGACGGCGGCTGGAAGCGCTCCCGGCCTATCCAGTACCAGGAGTTCCTGCGCAGTGCCCAGGCGCGACGTCGTTACTGGGCCCGCAGCCTGGTGGGTTGGCGCAACGTGGCGGTGGCGCGGCCGGGCACGGCCCACGCCGCCCTGGCAGAATTCGAGCGTGCCGGATTGTTGCGCTGGCTGATCACGCAGAATGTCGATGGTCTGCACCAGCAGGCCGGTAGCCGTCGCGTGACGGATCTGCACGGTCGGCTCGATACCGTCCGCTGTCTCGACTGCGGCCAGCGCGTCACGCGGGCGGCCTTCCAGCACCAGCTCTTCGACGCCAATCCCGACTGGCAGCATCTGGATGCGCCGAGCCGGCCCGACGGTGATGCGGATATCGATCAGATCGACTTTGGCGGTTTTCATGTTCCCCCTTGCGTCGCCTGCGGTGGTGTCCTCAAGCCGGATGTGGTGTTCTTCGGTGAGAACGTTCCCAGGCAGACCGTGCAGGCGTGCTTCACTCGGCTTGAGCGGTCCCGCCTGCTCCTGGTCGTAGGCTCGTCGTTGATGGTGTGGTCCGGCTATCGATTCGTCCGCAGAGCGGCCGAGCTGGGCACGCCGGTGGCCATCATCAATCGTGGCAAGACCCGGGGCGATGCCGAGGCGAGCTACCGCCTGGCCGGCGATTGTGGTGAGCTGTTGCGTCAACTTCAGGCATTTGGCGCTGCCGCCTGA
- a CDS encoding LysR family transcriptional regulator, giving the protein MDRASEMLIFVRCVEEGSFSAAARALDMTPSAISKQIRRLEDRLGARLFNRTTRRISLTEVGRDFYDRCSRIMAEIEAAEEAVSSLQDRVRGTLRVSATAAFARGEVLPRINHFLEKYPELNLEIQLTDRSVDLVEEGVDVAIMLQEQVDDPSLVSRRLAMNRRIIVASPEYLARHGEPRTPEDLLRHNCLTMYNVARFNDWEFEMGNGGRRVIHVSGNFRANTAGALYEAALAGVGLARLSTWLVAPKIREGLLVHLLPDYTHEVSAYYVLFPQGRHLSRKVRAFVDFLVEEFTPVPPWERDETRYTPLPRPPVSS; this is encoded by the coding sequence ATGGATCGTGCTTCTGAAATGCTGATATTCGTGCGCTGCGTGGAAGAGGGTAGCTTCTCCGCCGCCGCCAGGGCTCTGGATATGACCCCTTCGGCCATCAGCAAGCAGATCCGCCGACTGGAAGACCGACTCGGCGCCCGGTTGTTCAATCGTACCACGCGTCGTATCAGCCTGACCGAAGTGGGGCGGGATTTCTACGATCGCTGCTCACGGATCATGGCCGAGATCGAAGCGGCGGAGGAGGCGGTCAGTTCGCTGCAGGATCGGGTACGCGGCACACTCCGGGTGAGCGCCACCGCAGCCTTTGCCCGTGGTGAGGTTCTGCCACGTATCAACCACTTTCTTGAAAAGTATCCGGAGCTGAATCTCGAGATTCAGCTGACGGACCGCTCCGTAGACCTGGTGGAAGAGGGGGTGGATGTCGCCATCATGCTCCAGGAACAGGTGGACGACCCGTCCCTGGTATCCCGTCGTCTGGCCATGAACCGGCGAATCATCGTTGCCTCGCCGGAGTATCTCGCCCGCCATGGCGAGCCTCGCACACCGGAGGACCTGCTCCGCCACAATTGCCTCACCATGTACAACGTGGCCCGGTTCAACGACTGGGAATTCGAGATGGGCAACGGTGGCCGGCGCGTGATTCATGTGTCGGGTAATTTCAGGGCCAACACCGCCGGTGCGCTCTACGAGGCGGCCCTTGCCGGCGTGGGGCTGGCCCGCCTCTCCACCTGGCTGGTCGCACCGAAAATCCGCGAGGGCCTGCTGGTCCATTTGCTGCCCGACTATACCCACGAAGTTTCTGCCTACTACGTGCTGTTCCCCCAGGGGCGCCATCTTTCCCGAAAGGTGCGGGCGTTCGTGGACTTTCTGGTCGAGGAATTCACACCCGTACCGCCATGGGAGCGCGACGAGACGCGCTACACCCCGTTGCCGAGACCACCAGTTTCCAGCTGA
- a CDS encoding RSP_7527 family protein codes for MNRERADFRSTPENIDCIIAEAVAMRNAYIAELVGRGARRLTSAFRRLATLEVGHSKKTASA; via the coding sequence ATGAACCGCGAAAGGGCCGATTTTCGGTCCACCCCCGAGAACATCGACTGCATCATCGCCGAGGCGGTTGCCATGCGCAACGCCTACATCGCCGAGCTTGTCGGCCGCGGCGCCCGCCGATTGACCTCCGCCTTCCGCCGTCTCGCCACCCTGGAAGTCGGACACAGCAAGAAAACGGCATCCGCCTGA
- the msrA gene encoding peptide-methionine (S)-S-oxide reductase MsrA, translating to MTETEQRMEEATLGGGCFWCIEAAFKEMDGVVDVESGYSGGERAHPTYAQVCSGATGHAEVVRLRYDPSKVDFNQILDLFFIVHDPTQLNRQGHDIGTQYRSVIFFHDDEQARLARAKIDEIQRSGRYGQSIVTEVSALKNYYPAEDGHQDYFELNPGQPYCQMVVAPKVEKARRHLDK from the coding sequence ATGACCGAAACGGAGCAGCGCATGGAAGAAGCCACCCTGGGTGGTGGATGTTTCTGGTGCATCGAAGCCGCCTTCAAGGAAATGGATGGCGTCGTCGATGTGGAGTCCGGGTATTCAGGTGGTGAGCGGGCTCATCCGACCTATGCCCAGGTTTGCTCTGGTGCCACCGGCCATGCAGAAGTCGTCCGTTTGCGCTACGACCCCAGCAAGGTCGACTTCAATCAGATTCTCGATCTCTTTTTCATCGTGCATGATCCAACCCAGCTCAATCGGCAGGGGCACGATATTGGCACCCAGTACCGCTCGGTCATCTTCTTCCATGATGATGAACAGGCTCGCCTGGCCCGTGCGAAGATCGATGAGATCCAGCGCAGCGGCCGTTATGGCCAGTCAATCGTGACCGAAGTGAGTGCGCTGAAGAACTACTACCCGGCGGAAGACGGGCATCAGGATTACTTCGAATTGAACCCGGGACAGCCCTACTGCCAGATGGTGGTCGCACCGAAGGTGGAAAAGGCGCGGCGCCATCTGGACAAGTAG
- the aspS gene encoding aspartate--tRNA ligase, translating to MRTHYCGQVTESHLDTEVSLCGWAHRRRDHGGVIFIDLRDREGLVQVVFDPDRAESFALAERVRNEFVLRVRGRVRRRPAGTENPNMTTGQIEVLGLELEILNAAKTPPFQLDDDDVGEDVRLRHRYVDLRRPVMQRRIQTRARVTQALRRYLEDHGFLDIETPMLTRATPEGARDYLVPSRVHPGAFYALPQSPQLFKQLLMMSGMDRYYQITRCFRDEDLRADRQPEFTQLDIETSFMDEQGIMALSEEMIRELFRQVMDVDLPDPFPTMTHAEAVRRFGIDRPDLRIPLELVEVSDLVADTEFKVFAAPAKDPKGRVAALRLPAGSELTRKEIDDYTAFVGRYGAKGLAYIKVVDPTRGAEGLQSPIVKFLSPAAVQGILERTDAEAGDLIFFGADRARVVNEALGALRVRLGHDRGLVASEWRPLWVVDFPMFEYDEADKRLYALHHPFTAPQSTEEADLEKAADPEAILSRAYDMVINGTEVGGGSIRIHQPDVQQRVLAMLGIHEAEAREKFGFLLDALEYGAPPHGGLAFGLDRLVMLMTGAGSIRDVMAFPKTQTASCLLTEAPAEVTEAQLRELGIRLRRKAAESGGES from the coding sequence ATGCGTACCCACTACTGCGGTCAGGTCACCGAGAGTCATCTCGACACTGAAGTCTCACTCTGTGGCTGGGCTCACCGGCGCCGCGATCATGGCGGGGTGATCTTCATCGACCTGCGGGACCGCGAGGGTCTGGTACAGGTGGTTTTCGACCCGGATCGAGCCGAGTCCTTCGCGCTGGCCGAGCGGGTGCGCAACGAATTCGTGCTGCGGGTTCGCGGACGCGTGCGCCGCCGCCCGGCGGGCACAGAAAACCCCAACATGACCACCGGGCAGATCGAGGTGCTGGGGCTGGAGCTGGAAATTCTCAACGCCGCCAAGACACCGCCGTTCCAGCTTGATGACGACGACGTGGGCGAGGACGTGCGTCTGCGTCATCGCTATGTGGATCTGCGCCGCCCCGTCATGCAGCGCCGCATCCAGACCCGGGCGCGGGTCACACAGGCACTGCGCCGCTACCTTGAAGACCACGGTTTTCTCGATATCGAGACTCCCATGCTCACCCGGGCGACCCCGGAAGGTGCCCGCGACTACCTGGTGCCAAGCCGTGTCCACCCGGGCGCCTTCTATGCCCTGCCGCAGTCGCCGCAGCTCTTCAAGCAGCTGCTGATGATGTCGGGCATGGACCGCTACTACCAGATCACCCGTTGTTTCCGGGATGAAGACCTGCGTGCCGATCGGCAGCCGGAGTTCACCCAGCTCGATATCGAGACGTCCTTCATGGACGAGCAGGGCATCATGGCCCTGAGCGAGGAGATGATTCGTGAGCTGTTCCGACAGGTCATGGATGTCGACCTGCCCGACCCGTTCCCCACCATGACCCATGCCGAAGCGGTGCGTCGTTTCGGTATCGACCGCCCGGACCTGCGCATTCCGCTGGAGCTGGTGGAGGTCTCGGATCTGGTTGCGGACACCGAGTTCAAGGTATTCGCCGCTCCGGCGAAAGACCCCAAGGGTCGCGTCGCCGCGCTGCGCCTGCCGGCCGGGTCGGAACTGACCCGCAAGGAAATCGATGACTACACGGCCTTCGTCGGGCGTTACGGCGCCAAGGGGCTTGCCTATATCAAGGTGGTGGATCCCACCCGGGGCGCCGAAGGCCTGCAGTCCCCCATCGTGAAGTTTCTCTCTCCGGCAGCCGTCCAGGGCATACTCGAGCGGACCGATGCCGAGGCGGGAGACCTGATCTTTTTCGGGGCCGACCGTGCCCGCGTGGTCAACGAGGCGCTCGGCGCCCTGCGTGTGCGACTCGGCCACGACCGCGGTCTGGTGGCCAGCGAATGGCGCCCGCTCTGGGTCGTGGACTTCCCCATGTTCGAGTACGACGAGGCCGACAAGCGGCTGTACGCTCTGCACCACCCCTTTACCGCACCCCAGTCGACGGAGGAAGCGGACCTGGAGAAGGCGGCCGATCCGGAGGCAATCCTGTCGCGGGCCTACGATATGGTAATCAATGGCACCGAAGTGGGCGGCGGATCCATCCGTATCCATCAACCCGACGTGCAGCAACGCGTGTTGGCCATGCTGGGCATCCACGAAGCCGAGGCGCGGGAGAAGTTCGGCTTCCTGCTGGATGCGCTGGAATACGGCGCGCCGCCCCACGGCGGGCTCGCCTTCGGGCTGGACCGGCTGGTCATGCTCATGACTGGCGCAGGTTCGATCCGTGACGTGATGGCCTTCCCCAAGACGCAGACGGCGAGCTGTCTGCTCACCGAAGCCCCGGCGGAGGTCACCGAGGCGCAGTTGCGGGAGCTTGGAATACGCCTGCGGCGCAAGGCAGCGGAAAGTGGAGGCGAGTCATGA
- a CDS encoding FmdB family zinc ribbon protein: protein MPIYEYQCDACGHDLEAIQKMSDAPLTECPSCGKPTLRRKISAAGFRLKGAGWYETDFKQSNRRNVAGGGEAAKGGDSKPAADKPAAKADSGASKPAGDSKASTG from the coding sequence ATGCCCATTTACGAGTACCAGTGTGACGCCTGTGGTCACGATCTGGAGGCCATCCAGAAAATGAGCGATGCGCCGCTGACGGAATGCCCGAGCTGCGGCAAGCCGACCCTGCGGCGCAAGATATCCGCGGCGGGCTTCCGGCTCAAGGGCGCTGGTTGGTACGAGACCGATTTCAAACAGTCCAATCGTCGCAATGTGGCCGGCGGCGGAGAGGCTGCCAAGGGCGGCGACAGCAAGCCTGCTGCCGACAAGCCCGCCGCCAAGGCCGATTCCGGCGCTAGCAAGCCCGCGGGCGACAGCAAGGCCTCAACCGGCTGA
- a CDS encoding SDR family NAD(P)-dependent oxidoreductase: MGEQEQRVLLISGCSTGIGQVSAVRMQQRGWRVFAGVRREADLQPLREAGVEPLVLDVDNSESIHAAVDTVLTATGGRLNALFNNAGYGQPGALEDLDRAALRAQFETNLFGAHELTCAVLPAMRAAGRGRIVFNSSVLGFAALPFRGAYNASKFAMEGLADTLRMELRNSGIQVSLIEPGPIATAFRANAHRHFKAQIDPQSSVHKETYRAMERRLTAPDGAGGFTLPPESVVKRLIHALEAPRARPRYYVTFPTYLFGTLRRFLSTRMMDAILLRSTVSERQLSATDRNDEPG, encoded by the coding sequence ATGGGCGAGCAGGAACAACGCGTACTGCTGATTTCGGGCTGTTCCACGGGCATCGGCCAGGTGTCCGCGGTGCGGATGCAGCAACGGGGCTGGCGCGTTTTCGCTGGCGTGCGCCGCGAGGCTGATCTCCAGCCTCTGCGAGAAGCAGGCGTGGAACCGTTGGTGCTGGACGTGGACAACTCCGAGAGCATACACGCTGCCGTCGACACGGTGTTGACCGCTACGGGAGGCCGCCTAAACGCCCTGTTCAACAATGCCGGCTACGGCCAACCCGGTGCCCTGGAGGACCTGGACCGCGCGGCCCTGCGAGCGCAGTTCGAGACCAACCTCTTCGGCGCCCATGAACTGACCTGTGCCGTTCTGCCCGCCATGCGTGCGGCGGGCCGGGGCCGCATCGTATTCAATAGCTCCGTGCTGGGCTTTGCAGCACTGCCATTCCGCGGCGCCTACAACGCCTCGAAGTTTGCCATGGAAGGGCTCGCCGACACCCTGCGCATGGAACTGCGGAACAGCGGCATCCAGGTCAGCCTGATCGAACCCGGCCCCATCGCAACCGCTTTTCGCGCCAATGCTCACAGGCACTTCAAGGCACAAATAGATCCGCAAAGCAGCGTACACAAGGAAACCTATCGGGCCATGGAGCGCCGCCTCACCGCCCCGGATGGCGCTGGCGGCTTCACGCTGCCGCCGGAGTCGGTGGTCAAGCGCCTGATCCATGCCCTGGAGGCACCCCGGGCCAGGCCCCGCTACTACGTGACGTTCCCCACCTACCTGTTCGGCACGCTGCGGCGCTTTCTCTCAACCCGGATGATGGACGCCATCCTGCTTCGGTCCACGGTATCGGAACGACAACTGTCAGCGACGGATCGCAACGATGAGCCGGGCTAG
- a CDS encoding lipid A deacylase LpxR family protein, producing MSRASGLRLATLLAALVWLHTAMAQDPTWGTLTLEHENDLFAGEDRYYTSGVRVTWLSPDDRVPGWVRRGSEWVPMFNPDGELKLSYSIGQNMYTASDITLADPPENDRPYAGWLYATVGLGSQTPTRLDRLQLSLGVIGPASLADRTQRQVHRHLDAPQPAGWDTQLRNEPAVLLTYERQWREFAGRTSDGWGWDFTPYLGGSLGNVFTQLTTGITGRLGWRMMQDWGPPRIQPALPGSGIFRARSDLGGYVFVSLDGRAVARDIFLDGNSFRNSRSVEKRNLVGEIQVGMVVNVSRRVRLAYTHVFPSREFRGQTGTQDFGSFSLSAHF from the coding sequence ATGAGCCGGGCTAGCGGCCTGCGCCTGGCCACGCTGCTGGCCGCGCTGGTCTGGCTTCATACTGCGATGGCACAGGACCCCACCTGGGGCACGCTGACACTGGAACATGAAAACGACCTGTTCGCCGGAGAGGATCGCTACTACACCAGCGGTGTGCGTGTTACCTGGCTTTCACCCGATGACCGTGTGCCAGGCTGGGTGCGCCGTGGCAGCGAGTGGGTGCCCATGTTCAACCCCGACGGCGAACTCAAGCTCAGCTATTCCATTGGCCAGAACATGTACACGGCAAGCGATATCACCCTGGCCGACCCACCCGAAAACGACCGCCCCTATGCAGGCTGGCTGTACGCCACCGTTGGCCTGGGCTCACAGACACCAACCCGCCTGGACAGGCTGCAACTCAGCCTGGGCGTGATCGGGCCGGCTTCCCTGGCAGACCGCACGCAACGGCAGGTGCATCGACACCTGGACGCCCCACAACCCGCCGGCTGGGATACCCAGCTGCGCAACGAACCGGCCGTGCTGCTGACGTATGAGCGGCAATGGCGTGAGTTTGCCGGGCGCACCAGCGACGGCTGGGGATGGGATTTCACACCCTATCTCGGCGGTTCACTGGGCAATGTGTTCACCCAGCTCACCACCGGCATCACCGGACGACTGGGCTGGCGCATGATGCAAGACTGGGGCCCGCCGCGCATTCAACCGGCCCTCCCCGGCTCCGGCATATTCAGGGCCCGGTCAGACCTGGGCGGCTACGTCTTTGTCAGCCTGGATGGGCGCGCCGTGGCCCGCGACATCTTTCTGGACGGTAACAGTTTTCGCAACAGCCGCAGCGTTGAAAAGCGCAATCTGGTGGGCGAAATCCAGGTGGGTATGGTCGTGAACGTGAGCCGACGGGTACGGCTGGCCTACACCCATGTCTTTCCGAGCCGGGAGTTTCGCGGCCAGACGGGCACCCAGGATTTCGGTTCCTTCAGCCTGAGCGCCCATTTCTGA